A genome region from Blautia coccoides includes the following:
- a CDS encoding peptidyl-prolyl cis-trans isomerase, with translation MNKFTKTLACAGLVAVLGTTSLAGCGKSLDGTKIAATCGDDKITLGTANMMLRMTQAQMASYYSMFGGSAAGIWDQDGEDGKTYGENTKDDMMDQIHNMVLLKQHAKDYDVSITEDEQKKIEEAAKKFMEDNDADTIAKLAVSQSDIETILEFYTYQEKMYDPMTADVDTNVEDSEAAQSKITICQISTAGTQDAEGKTVDLTDEEKQAKKDQAQAVLDKINAQEDPAAADMDALAKEVDENLSASVKTFGSDDTSLDDKLKEAVKSLTDGQVAPEVIEGENAYYVARMDSVFDEDATKSKKESIVSERKQEAYNNLLEEWGKDTKIEVDKKVWKKVTLTDSDAYTFKQPETQGTDNGSSDTGDTGTGDTGAADNGDAETGDTGAADTGDAGTGDTGAADTGNAETGDTGAADNGNTGEANAE, from the coding sequence ATGAATAAATTTACAAAAACTCTCGCCTGCGCAGGACTTGTGGCAGTTCTGGGAACTACAAGCCTTGCAGGCTGCGGAAAATCACTGGACGGAACCAAGATAGCTGCAACCTGCGGTGATGATAAGATAACTTTGGGTACAGCCAATATGATGCTTCGTATGACACAGGCGCAGATGGCTTCGTACTATTCCATGTTCGGCGGCTCTGCAGCCGGAATCTGGGACCAGGACGGGGAGGACGGCAAAACTTACGGTGAAAACACCAAGGACGACATGATGGACCAGATACATAACATGGTGCTTTTAAAACAGCATGCCAAAGATTATGATGTGTCCATCACAGAAGACGAGCAGAAAAAAATCGAAGAGGCAGCTAAAAAATTCATGGAAGACAACGATGCGGATACCATAGCCAAACTTGCTGTCAGCCAGTCTGACATTGAGACCATCCTGGAGTTTTATACCTACCAGGAAAAGATGTATGATCCTATGACCGCTGACGTGGATACGAATGTGGAAGATTCCGAAGCTGCACAGAGCAAAATAACCATCTGCCAGATTTCCACTGCCGGAACACAGGATGCGGAAGGCAAGACTGTAGATCTGACAGACGAAGAAAAACAGGCAAAAAAAGATCAGGCACAGGCTGTCCTTGACAAAATAAATGCACAGGAAGATCCGGCTGCCGCTGATATGGATGCCCTCGCCAAAGAAGTGGACGAGAATCTGAGTGCGTCTGTAAAAACCTTTGGCAGTGATGACACTTCCCTGGATGACAAGCTGAAAGAGGCTGTTAAGTCCCTTACTGACGGCCAGGTAGCCCCGGAAGTTATAGAAGGCGAAAATGCCTATTACGTAGCCCGTATGGACTCTGTCTTTGATGAGGATGCCACCAAATCGAAGAAAGAAAGCATTGTCAGCGAGCGCAAACAGGAGGCCTACAACAATCTTCTCGAGGAATGGGGCAAAGACACTAAAATAGAAGTGGACAAGAAAGTCTGGAAAAAAGTGACCCTTACGGATTCCGACGCCTATACTTTCAAACAGCCTGAAACTCAGGGCACTGACAACGGCTCATCTGATACAGGAGACACCGGAACCGGAGATACCGGGGCCGCTGACAACGGAGACGCTGAAACAGGAGATACAGGAGCAGCCGATACCGGAGATGCTGGAACAGGAGATACAGGAGCGGCTGATACCGGAAATGCTGAAACAGGAGATACGGGAGCTGCTGACAACGGAAATACCGGTGAGGCAAATGCTGAGTAG
- a CDS encoding TIGR03943 family putative permease subunit, with the protein MDEITVPIYLMAGFLESGKTSFLNFTIEQDYFQIDGPTLLILCEEGEEEFDEKALKKSRTSVEILENPEDMTPERLVAYDAFYNPARIIIEYNSMWQLSRLEELDMPKGWGIVQHIVTVDASTFQVYMNNMKSLFVEMIRNADMVLFNRCEQGMPLATFRRSVKVVNQAAEIIFEDEEGEIENIFEDEMPFDVNADIIEIMDEDYGIWFIDAMDHPETYKGKKVSFTGMVLKSREFEKDMFVPGRMAMTCCADDTTFIGYVCKSPEARALRTGKWVKVVAAVDYKYMDFYNKVGPVLTAVSVERTEPLKEELVYFN; encoded by the coding sequence ATGGATGAAATAACAGTACCTATTTATCTCATGGCGGGATTTTTGGAGAGCGGCAAGACATCTTTCCTGAATTTTACCATTGAACAGGATTACTTTCAGATAGATGGACCCACACTTCTCATTCTCTGTGAGGAGGGGGAAGAAGAATTTGATGAAAAGGCTTTGAAAAAGAGCAGGACATCAGTGGAAATCCTGGAGAATCCGGAGGATATGACACCGGAACGTCTGGTGGCATATGATGCTTTTTATAATCCTGCCCGCATTATTATTGAATACAACAGTATGTGGCAGTTGAGCAGACTGGAAGAATTGGATATGCCCAAAGGCTGGGGAATTGTCCAGCATATTGTGACGGTGGATGCCAGTACCTTCCAGGTGTATATGAACAACATGAAATCACTTTTTGTGGAGATGATAAGAAATGCGGACATGGTACTTTTTAACCGATGTGAACAGGGTATGCCTCTGGCAACCTTCCGCAGAAGCGTTAAAGTTGTGAACCAGGCAGCAGAGATCATCTTTGAGGACGAAGAGGGCGAGATTGAAAATATCTTTGAGGACGAAATGCCTTTTGACGTAAATGCGGATATCATAGAGATCATGGATGAGGACTACGGCATCTGGTTCATTGATGCCATGGACCACCCTGAGACTTATAAAGGAAAAAAAGTTTCCTTTACAGGTATGGTGTTAAAATCCAGGGAATTTGAAAAAGATATGTTTGTACCCGGCCGCATGGCTATGACCTGCTGCGCGGACGATACCACATTTATCGGCTACGTGTGCAAAAGTCCCGAGGCCCGTGCCCTGAGAACGGGAAAATGGGTGAAGGTTGTGGCAGCCGTGGACTATAAGTACATGGACTTCTATAACAAAGTGGGACCCGTGCTCACTGCCGTCTCTGTGGAACGCACAGAGCCCCTGAAAGAAGAACTGGTATATTTCAACTAA
- the pth gene encoding aminoacyl-tRNA hydrolase, with protein MYLVAGLGNPGKQYERTRHNMGFDTIDELVDRHRIPGSGVQHKAMYGKGMIAGEKVILAKPLTYMNLSGESIREFINYYKMDPETELIVIYDDIDLEPGQIRIRKKGSAGGHNGMKSIISQIGTQNFYRIKVGVGAKPAGWDLADYVLGRFSTKEREEVDRAIEEAADAVEVILTEGIDAAMNKYNAKKK; from the coding sequence ATGTATTTAGTAGCAGGACTTGGAAACCCCGGAAAACAGTATGAGAGAACCCGTCACAATATGGGATTTGACACCATAGACGAGCTGGTTGACCGTCACAGGATTCCCGGCTCTGGCGTTCAGCACAAGGCAATGTACGGAAAAGGAATGATCGCCGGGGAAAAAGTGATACTGGCAAAACCTCTTACTTATATGAATCTGAGCGGGGAGTCTATCCGGGAATTTATCAATTACTATAAGATGGACCCCGAAACAGAACTGATCGTCATTTACGATGACATAGACTTGGAGCCGGGCCAGATACGTATCAGAAAAAAGGGCAGTGCCGGCGGACACAATGGCATGAAAAGCATAATCTCCCAGATCGGCACCCAGAATTTTTACCGCATCAAAGTAGGCGTGGGCGCAAAACCAGCAGGATGGGATCTGGCGGATTATGTCTTGGGCCGATTTTCCACCAAGGAGAGGGAAGAAGTGGACAGAGCTATAGAGGAGGCCGCAGACGCGGTAGAAGTAATCCTTACAGAAGGCATAGACGCTGCCATGAATAAATATAATGCAAAGAAGAAGTAG
- a CDS encoding LysR family transcriptional regulator: MTIRHMRIFLEVYRMENITQAAKRLHMTQPAVTRAIQEIERHYGVRLFDRMNRRLFVTEAGRQFYAQSLPIVESFDMMEKGLLNGDAFGVLRVGASISLGNFFLPELICEFRKKRPDMKVKATVSNAGNLQKGLLDNELDLALIEGGISESELETRAFSEDRLVLILPVGHELAEKEKVFVEDLKKCDFLAREKGSVGRTLLDHVFAVRGIKMEPLWESASTQAIIKGVKKGIGISVLPERLVEKEIAEGNVCTREIEDEQFHRVHYVVWHRNKFLTDGGKAFLEMAIALGKKDRY, encoded by the coding sequence ATGACTATACGGCATATGAGGATTTTTCTCGAAGTTTACCGCATGGAAAACATCACCCAGGCGGCTAAGAGGCTTCACATGACACAGCCTGCCGTTACAAGGGCGATCCAGGAGATTGAGCGGCATTATGGTGTACGGCTGTTTGACCGGATGAACAGAAGGCTGTTTGTCACAGAGGCGGGACGGCAGTTTTACGCCCAGTCCCTTCCTATTGTGGAATCTTTTGATATGATGGAAAAGGGTCTGCTAAACGGAGATGCATTCGGCGTACTCCGGGTAGGGGCGAGTATCTCCCTGGGAAATTTTTTCCTCCCCGAGCTGATATGTGAATTCCGTAAAAAACGGCCGGATATGAAAGTGAAAGCCACCGTTTCCAATGCAGGGAACCTGCAGAAGGGCCTGCTGGATAATGAACTGGATCTGGCCCTGATCGAAGGGGGCATTTCAGAATCTGAGCTGGAGACACGGGCTTTCTCAGAAGACCGGCTGGTGCTGATCCTGCCTGTGGGACATGAACTGGCAGAAAAGGAGAAAGTGTTTGTGGAGGATTTAAAGAAGTGTGATTTTCTTGCCAGGGAGAAAGGAAGTGTGGGGAGGACTTTGCTTGATCACGTGTTTGCAGTTAGGGGAATAAAAATGGAGCCGCTTTGGGAGAGCGCAAGCACACAGGCCATTATCAAAGGGGTCAAAAAGGGGATTGGCATATCCGTTCTGCCGGAGAGACTGGTAGAGAAAGAAATTGCGGAGGGAAATGTGTGTACCAGGGAAATTGAGGATGAGCAGTTTCACAGAGTACATTATGTGGTCTGGCACAGAAATAAGTTTTTGACAGACGGAGGAAAGGCTTTTCTGGAAATGGCAATAGCGCTTGGAAAAAAAGACAGGTATTAA
- a CDS encoding phosphotransferase enzyme family protein, with translation MLERIKNEIVKAFLFDGDFIYAEPFGCGHINATYAVYFRRETKPPVRYILQAVNTTIFTDPQGLMENIQGVTSHLRKKILEQGGNPERETLTLIPTRDGKLLYEDSQGGFWRSYAFIENATCHQSVDRPVLFTNAARAFGRFQKLLADYPADTLHETIANFHNTADRYALFEKAVAGDIAGRAASVEKEIRFFLDRKADGAVVTDAIAEGRLPLRVTHNDTKLNNIMMDNDTDEGICVIDLDTVMPGSVLYDFGDSIRFGASTADEDEQDLSLVSMDLGLFEAYTAGFLSEAGASLTREEIELLPFSAKLLTLECGMRFLTDYLNGDTYFRIHREHHNLDRCRTQITLVADMDCKMEEMQRIVSKYV, from the coding sequence ATGCTGGAAAGAATCAAAAATGAAATTGTAAAAGCGTTTCTCTTTGACGGAGATTTTATCTACGCAGAACCCTTTGGCTGCGGCCATATTAACGCCACCTATGCCGTATATTTCCGAAGAGAGACAAAACCGCCTGTGCGCTATATTCTGCAGGCAGTCAATACCACTATTTTCACAGATCCACAGGGTCTGATGGAAAATATCCAGGGTGTCACCTCTCACCTCCGTAAAAAAATTCTGGAGCAGGGCGGAAATCCCGAACGTGAGACACTGACCCTCATACCCACACGGGACGGAAAGCTTCTCTACGAGGACAGCCAAGGGGGATTCTGGCGCAGTTATGCTTTTATTGAGAATGCCACCTGCCATCAGTCTGTTGACCGCCCGGTCCTCTTCACCAACGCAGCCAGAGCCTTTGGCCGTTTCCAGAAACTATTGGCTGACTATCCGGCTGACACCTTGCATGAGACCATTGCGAACTTTCACAACACGGCAGACAGATATGCCCTCTTTGAAAAGGCTGTTGCCGGGGATATCGCAGGCCGGGCCGCATCTGTAGAAAAAGAAATCCGATTTTTTCTGGACAGGAAGGCAGACGGTGCCGTTGTGACAGATGCCATCGCAGAGGGGCGCCTCCCCCTGCGTGTTACCCACAATGACACCAAGTTAAATAACATTATGATGGACAATGATACCGATGAGGGCATCTGCGTCATTGATCTGGACACCGTTATGCCCGGCTCCGTACTTTATGATTTTGGGGACAGTATTCGTTTCGGCGCAAGCACGGCTGATGAGGATGAACAGGACCTTTCCCTTGTCTCCATGGATCTGGGACTTTTTGAAGCTTACACTGCAGGCTTTCTCTCTGAAGCCGGGGCTTCTCTCACCCGGGAAGAGATTGAACTCCTCCCCTTCTCCGCCAAGCTTCTGACACTGGAGTGCGGAATGCGTTTTCTCACAGATTACTTAAACGGTGATACTTATTTCCGCATCCACAGGGAACATCACAACCTGGACCGGTGCAGAACACAGATCACCCTCGTAGCCGATATGGATTGTAAAATGGAAGAGATGCAGAGGATCGTGTCAAAATATGTGTAA
- a CDS encoding PocR ligand-binding domain-containing protein, with protein MEQSLSIERILKELYHISGFRISIYDTNFREIAAYPHELGRFCQVIQKHPEGKRLCVEHDTMAFGRVREQEKLHIYKCHFGLFEAVAPLYSFGTLTGYLMMGQTLEAGPEADKTPYEMALPLVSDTDALKEAVARIPVREQRTIDSLVTIMEVCAQYITLSNRMNLSKNELVSEVHSYILKHYDQKLTIDDLCRQFFCSRASLTRKFRETYHISIHDYICQVRLENGCRLLRSTSLSIGEIAFSCGYGDQNYFTRAFCRAYGLTPMQYRKKDSV; from the coding sequence ATGGAACAGTCTCTGTCTATTGAACGAATCCTGAAAGAACTTTATCATATATCCGGTTTCCGCATCAGCATTTATGACACGAATTTTCGTGAAATAGCCGCTTACCCTCATGAACTTGGACGCTTCTGCCAGGTCATACAGAAGCACCCTGAAGGGAAACGCCTCTGTGTTGAACATGACACCATGGCATTCGGACGTGTGCGGGAGCAGGAAAAGCTCCATATCTATAAATGCCATTTCGGACTGTTCGAGGCAGTCGCCCCTCTGTACAGCTTCGGCACACTCACAGGCTATCTGATGATGGGACAGACCCTGGAAGCGGGACCGGAGGCAGATAAAACGCCGTATGAAATGGCCCTTCCCCTGGTATCTGATACGGATGCTTTAAAAGAAGCGGTTGCCCGGATTCCTGTCCGGGAGCAGAGGACCATTGACTCCCTGGTGACCATAATGGAGGTCTGTGCCCAGTATATTACACTCAGCAACCGCATGAACCTTTCCAAAAATGAACTTGTCAGTGAGGTCCACAGCTACATTCTGAAACATTATGACCAGAAGCTCACCATTGATGACCTCTGCCGCCAATTCTTCTGCAGTCGTGCCTCTCTGACCAGAAAATTCAGAGAAACCTATCATATCTCCATCCATGATTATATCTGCCAGGTACGCCTGGAAAACGGGTGCAGGCTGCTCCGCAGCACCTCTCTCAGCATTGGGGAGATCGCGTTTTCTTGCGGCTACGGAGACCAGAATTACTTTACCCGGGCTTTTTGCAGAGCCTATGGACTGACCCCTATGCAGTACAGAAAAAAGGATAGCGTTTAA
- a CDS encoding chromate transporter — protein MIYIKLFLSFLQVGLFSIGGGYAALPLIQNQVVEAHKWLTMGQFTDLITIAEMTPGPIAVNSATFVGIHIAGWQGAVIATFGCILPSCLIVSLLAYIYYKYKGVSAMQSVLACLRPAVVALIAAAGISILRVVLFADSGVSLHAVNWIGAGLFVAAFVVLRKLKWNPILVMALCGVLNLCIRTVIR, from the coding sequence GTGATCTATATTAAATTGTTTTTAAGCTTCCTGCAGGTGGGGCTGTTCAGTATAGGCGGCGGCTATGCGGCATTGCCATTGATCCAGAATCAGGTAGTGGAGGCACATAAATGGCTGACTATGGGTCAGTTTACAGATCTGATCACCATAGCGGAGATGACACCCGGCCCCATAGCTGTCAATTCAGCCACATTTGTGGGAATCCATATTGCAGGATGGCAGGGGGCGGTCATTGCAACCTTTGGCTGTATTCTGCCCTCCTGTCTCATCGTATCCCTGCTTGCTTATATCTATTACAAATATAAAGGGGTGTCTGCCATGCAGTCGGTGCTGGCCTGTCTCAGACCGGCTGTGGTTGCCCTGATCGCGGCGGCGGGCATTTCCATCCTGCGGGTGGTGCTGTTCGCGGATTCAGGTGTGAGTCTGCACGCTGTCAACTGGATTGGAGCAGGATTATTCGTCGCGGCATTTGTGGTGCTGCGTAAGCTGAAATGGAATCCTATCCTGGTCATGGCTCTGTGCGGCGTTCTGAATCTGTGTATCAGAACCGTGATCAGATGA
- a CDS encoding chromate transporter, with protein sequence MEKNEIKNELNNELKKKHLLLELFLSTLYISSFTFGGGFVIVTFMKRKFVDELHWIDEQEMLDLVALAQSSPGAIAVNAAILVGWRVCGFAGMLTAVLGTILPPMIILSVISLFYAAFASNVYVALVLKGMQAGVAAVILDVTCSLGGSVLKEKSVFSIIIMAAAFAATFFFNVNVIYIILTAGLLGAGKAVWIYRKGKSA encoded by the coding sequence ATGGAAAAGAATGAAATAAAAAATGAGTTAAATAATGAGTTAAAGAAGAAACATCTTCTGCTGGAATTGTTTTTAAGTACGCTTTATATAAGCAGTTTTACATTCGGCGGGGGATTTGTGATCGTTACATTTATGAAAAGGAAGTTTGTGGATGAACTTCACTGGATAGATGAACAGGAAATGCTGGATCTGGTGGCTCTGGCCCAATCATCGCCCGGAGCCATTGCAGTGAACGCCGCTATTTTAGTGGGGTGGCGGGTATGCGGGTTTGCCGGTATGCTTACAGCCGTACTGGGGACGATCCTGCCGCCTATGATTATCCTGTCAGTCATCTCGTTGTTCTATGCCGCGTTTGCCAGCAACGTATATGTGGCTTTGGTGTTAAAAGGAATGCAGGCAGGAGTTGCCGCCGTGATCCTGGATGTGACATGCAGTCTGGGCGGCAGTGTGCTGAAGGAAAAAAGTGTATTCAGCATTATCATCATGGCAGCAGCTTTTGCCGCTACATTCTTTTTTAATGTGAATGTCATTTATATTATTCTGACTGCCGGACTTCTGGGAGCCGGAAAAGCAGTCTGGATATACAGAAAGGGGAAATCGGCGTGA
- the mfd gene encoding transcription-repair coupling factor: MQAVIQPLLNLNEYQEIRSRLPENRGVLQLSGCIESQKAHVMYGLFEGMRQDEKQKNANCLIIAENDLKAKELYEDYRFYDRDVLFYPAKDLIFFQADIHGNLLTKQRMQVIAALLQKKGVTVITSMGGCMDYLLPLSVIEQHVLHFKNDSVLDLGKLKKDLVNMGFEYSAQVEAPGQFAIRGGIVDLFLLTEENPIRIELWGDEIDSIRSFETESQRSIENLEEITIYPAAEMVLTQEVLEKGLKAIEKEKNTTVKKLREAFLTEEAARLKNAVDEAVNAMKEFEDFAAAEHFIRYFYKDPVTFLDYFDPADTLIFLDETNRLLEKGEAVESEFRESMKNRLEKGYLLAGQTDLLCGYKKVVYRLNRKNCVSLCTMEQQKADWEMNGQYRTVTKSVNSYNSSFELLVKDLRYWKKNGYQVLLLSGSRTRAQRLAQDLQEEGLSSFYTEDLNRTIAPGEIMTSYGHAKRGFEYPLIKFVLITETDIFGQEKKKRRKKTEYSGKKIQSFSELNVGDYVVHENHGLGIYRGIEKVTVDKIVKDYIKIEYSGKSNLYILATQLDMLQKYAGADAKAPKLNKLGGQEWKKTKTRVRGAVKNIAKDLVALYAVRQSQNGYQYGPDTVWQKEFEEMFPFEETEDQLNAIEAAKHDMESRKIMDRLVCGDVGYGKTEIAIRAAFKAVQESKQVVYLVPTTILAQQHYNTFVQRMKDFPVRVDLLCRFKTPAEQKKTISDLQKGLVDIVIGTHRLLSKDVKYKDLGLLIVDEEQRFGVTHKEKIKSLKENVDVLTLTATPIPRTLHMSLIGIRDMSVLEEAPMDRTPIQTYVMEYNEEMVREAVSREIARGGQVYYVYNRVNDIDEITNRVAKLIPEANVAFAHGQMHEHQLEKIMYGFINGEIDVLVSTTIIETGLDISNANTMIIHDADQMGLSQLYQLRGRVGRSNRTAYAFLMYKRNKMLKEVAEKRLHAIREFTDLGSGFKIAMRDLEIRGAGNLLGAEQHGHMEAVGYDLYCKMLNEAVKEAKGIKQQEEFETTIDLDMDAFIPPRYIPNEYQKLDIYKRIAGIENQEEYEDMLEELMDRFGEPPKSVQNLLAIANLKALAHKVYVREIKQNGTEVKISMFERAKLDASGFPAVLEKYKNNMTMRMEGQPYFLVSLKGRRPKEILDAMDIVSGILHEFEGILQEKEENLLP; encoded by the coding sequence ATGCAAGCAGTCATACAGCCACTTTTAAATTTAAATGAATATCAGGAGATCAGGAGCCGTCTTCCTGAGAACAGAGGCGTTCTGCAGCTGTCCGGCTGCATTGAATCCCAGAAAGCCCATGTAATGTACGGACTGTTTGAAGGGATGAGGCAGGATGAAAAGCAAAAGAACGCCAACTGTCTGATCATTGCGGAGAACGACCTGAAAGCAAAAGAACTTTATGAGGACTACCGTTTTTATGACAGGGATGTGCTTTTTTATCCGGCAAAGGACCTTATTTTCTTCCAGGCGGATATTCACGGCAATCTTCTGACAAAGCAGAGGATGCAGGTGATCGCAGCCCTTCTGCAGAAAAAAGGCGTGACTGTCATCACCAGCATGGGCGGCTGTATGGACTATCTGCTTCCGCTTTCAGTCATTGAACAGCATGTGCTGCATTTCAAAAACGACAGTGTGCTGGATCTGGGAAAACTGAAAAAAGATTTGGTCAACATGGGATTTGAGTATAGTGCACAGGTGGAGGCACCGGGGCAGTTTGCCATCCGGGGCGGCATTGTGGACCTTTTTCTTCTCACAGAGGAGAATCCCATCCGTATAGAGCTTTGGGGAGATGAGATCGACTCGATCCGAAGCTTTGAGACAGAGAGCCAGCGCTCCATTGAGAACCTGGAGGAGATAACCATCTATCCCGCGGCGGAAATGGTGCTGACCCAGGAGGTGCTGGAGAAAGGCTTAAAAGCCATAGAGAAGGAAAAAAACACCACTGTGAAAAAGCTGCGGGAGGCATTTCTCACAGAGGAGGCAGCCAGACTGAAAAACGCGGTGGATGAAGCTGTCAATGCCATGAAGGAGTTTGAAGACTTTGCGGCGGCGGAGCACTTTATACGGTATTTTTACAAAGATCCGGTGACTTTTCTGGACTATTTTGACCCGGCAGACACCCTTATATTTCTGGATGAGACAAACCGTCTTCTGGAAAAAGGGGAAGCAGTGGAGAGTGAATTCCGGGAAAGCATGAAAAACCGCCTGGAAAAGGGATATCTACTGGCAGGTCAGACAGACCTGCTGTGCGGATACAAAAAGGTGGTTTACCGCCTCAACCGGAAAAACTGCGTATCTCTCTGTACTATGGAACAACAGAAGGCAGACTGGGAAATGAACGGTCAGTACCGCACAGTGACAAAGTCTGTGAATTCCTACAACAGCAGCTTTGAGCTGCTGGTGAAAGACCTGCGCTATTGGAAGAAAAACGGATACCAGGTACTTCTTCTTTCCGGTTCCAGGACAAGAGCGCAGAGACTTGCCCAGGACCTTCAGGAGGAGGGACTCAGCAGCTTTTATACGGAGGACCTGAACAGAACCATAGCGCCCGGCGAGATCATGACCTCCTACGGCCACGCAAAGCGGGGATTTGAATATCCCCTGATCAAGTTTGTCCTGATCACCGAGACCGACATTTTCGGCCAGGAGAAGAAAAAGCGCAGAAAGAAGACAGAGTACAGCGGAAAGAAGATCCAGAGCTTTTCCGAGCTGAATGTAGGCGACTATGTAGTCCATGAAAATCATGGCCTTGGTATTTACAGGGGTATAGAGAAGGTCACTGTGGACAAAATCGTCAAGGATTATATCAAGATTGAATATTCCGGCAAGAGCAACCTCTATATCCTGGCAACCCAGCTTGACATGCTGCAGAAATACGCAGGCGCGGATGCGAAAGCGCCAAAGCTCAACAAACTGGGCGGTCAGGAGTGGAAGAAGACAAAGACAAGGGTAAGAGGTGCAGTAAAGAATATCGCCAAGGATCTGGTGGCACTTTACGCGGTCAGGCAGTCTCAGAATGGTTATCAGTATGGGCCTGACACTGTCTGGCAGAAGGAGTTTGAGGAAATGTTTCCTTTTGAGGAGACAGAGGATCAGTTAAACGCCATCGAAGCTGCAAAACATGATATGGAGAGCCGGAAGATCATGGACCGTCTGGTCTGTGGGGATGTGGGCTACGGCAAGACAGAGATTGCCATCCGCGCAGCCTTCAAAGCCGTACAGGAAAGTAAACAGGTGGTATATCTTGTACCTACCACGATTCTGGCGCAGCAGCACTACAATACTTTTGTACAGAGGATGAAGGATTTTCCTGTCCGTGTGGATCTGCTCTGCCGTTTTAAGACACCGGCGGAACAGAAGAAAACCATATCAGATCTGCAGAAGGGGCTGGTGGATATTGTCATCGGCACCCACCGTCTCCTCTCAAAGGATGTAAAATACAAGGATCTTGGACTCCTCATAGTGGATGAGGAGCAGCGCTTCGGTGTGACACATAAGGAGAAGATCAAGAGCCTGAAGGAGAATGTGGATGTGCTCACCCTGACAGCCACTCCCATTCCAAGAACTCTTCACATGAGTCTTATAGGGATCCGTGACATGAGCGTTTTGGAAGAGGCTCCCATGGACAGAACCCCTATTCAGACCTATGTCATGGAATATAATGAGGAGATGGTACGTGAGGCGGTCAGCCGGGAAATTGCAAGGGGCGGTCAGGTCTATTACGTCTATAACCGGGTCAACGATATAGATGAGATCACCAACCGCGTGGCAAAGCTGATACCGGAGGCAAACGTGGCATTTGCCCATGGCCAGATGCATGAACATCAGCTTGAAAAGATCATGTACGGCTTCATCAACGGTGAGATCGACGTGCTGGTCTCCACTACCATCATTGAGACAGGACTGGATATTTCCAATGCCAACACCATGATCATCCATGATGCGGACCAGATGGGACTGTCCCAGCTCTATCAGCTCAGAGGGCGTGTAGGCCGCTCCAACAGGACTGCCTATGCATTCCTTATGTACAAGAGAAACAAAATGCTAAAGGAAGTGGCAGAGAAACGCCTCCATGCCATCCGTGAGTTCACGGATCTGGGCAGCGGCTTCAAGATAGCCATGCGTGACCTGGAGATCCGAGGCGCCGGAAATCTTCTGGGAGCGGAGCAGCACGGCCACATGGAAGCTGTGGGATATGACCTCTACTGTAAAATGCTCAACGAGGCGGTGAAAGAGGCAAAGGGAATCAAACAGCAGGAGGAGTTCGAGACAACCATCGATCTGGATATGGATGCCTTCATTCCGCCCCGCTACATTCCCAACGAATACCAGAAATTGGACATTTACAAACGCATTGCCGGTATAGAGAACCAGGAAGAATACGAGGATATGCTGGAAGAACTTATGGACCGGTTCGGGGAACCCCCGAAATCCGTTCAGAATCTGCTTGCCATCGCCAACCTAAAGGCTCTTGCCCACAAAGTCTATGTGCGTGAGATCAAGCAGAACGGTACAGAAGTGAAAATATCCATGTTTGAGCGGGCAAAACTGGACGCGTCAGGTTTTCCTGCTGTTCTGGAAAAATATAAAAACAACATGACCATGCGTATGGAGGGACAGCCTTATTTTCTGGTTTCCCTGAAAGGCCGCAGACCAAAAGAAATCCTGGACGCTATGGATATCGTGTCCGGTATTCTTCATGAATTTGAGGGGATTTTACAGGAAAAAGAGGAAAATCTCTTGCCCTGA